From Coriobacteriaceae bacterium, a single genomic window includes:
- a CDS encoding polyphosphate polymerase domain-containing protein: MRRASALLERLAAPPVRATQERYRHELKYLINEGEHAALACRMAPVFKLDKHAQAGGYTIRSLYFDDYCNSAYEEKDAGILMRKKYRVRIYNGSDKVIKLERKKKYGSWIYKEDAPLTRDEFEQILAGDYDFLLHSPHQLCREFYIECICNMMRPRTIVDYEREPWVMDEGTVRITFDMNVRAAVGSFDIFDATLPALPVLEPGKLVMEVKFTEFCPQLVRDMVPPGAAELTAVSKYCLCYEKTAYLRGFNYWESDFENRGDI, from the coding sequence ATGAGGAGGGCTAGCGCGCTGCTTGAGCGCTTGGCAGCTCCGCCTGTGCGTGCCACGCAGGAGCGTTACCGCCACGAGCTCAAATATCTCATTAACGAGGGCGAGCACGCCGCGCTTGCCTGTCGCATGGCGCCTGTGTTTAAGCTGGACAAGCATGCGCAGGCGGGCGGTTATACCATTCGCAGCCTGTACTTTGACGACTACTGCAACTCGGCCTACGAGGAAAAAGACGCCGGTATTCTCATGCGCAAAAAGTATCGCGTGCGCATCTATAACGGCAGCGACAAGGTGATTAAGCTCGAGCGCAAAAAGAAGTACGGCAGCTGGATCTACAAGGAGGACGCGCCGCTCACGCGTGACGAGTTTGAGCAGATCCTGGCCGGCGATTACGACTTTTTGCTGCACAGTCCGCACCAGCTGTGCCGCGAGTTCTACATCGAGTGCATCTGCAATATGATGCGCCCGCGCACCATCGTTGACTATGAGCGCGAACCGTGGGTAATGGACGAGGGCACCGTGCGCATTACGTTTGACATGAACGTTCGTGCCGCGGTGGGTAGCTTCGATATCTTTGATGCGACCTTGCCCGCGCTGCCCGTGCTGGAGCCCGGCAAGCTGGTGATGGAGGTCAAGTTTACCGAGTTTTGTCCGCAGCTGGTGCGCGATATGGTGCCGCCGGGCGCGGCCGAGCTCACGGCGGTCTCCAAGTACTGCCTGTGTTACGAAAAGACCGCCTACCTGCGTGGTTTTAACTACTGGGAATCGGATTTTGAGAACCGAGGGGATATTTAG
- a CDS encoding DUF4956 domain-containing protein: MSTRDFFKNSVLEAFGQVDPAKIGLSLLVALAMGILIYHVYKRFFTGVVYSRSFAVTLVGMCVLTCMVTLAISTNVVISLGMVGALSIVRYRTAVKDPLDLLYLFWAITTGITAGAGMYALVGLTAVVIVAMIAGFAAHQDKARVYMMVIHYTGQTTGDDIVRAFGRTKFTVKSKTMRGDKVEMAVEVFSDGVDMPYADAIRALDGVEDLTLIQYNGEYHG, encoded by the coding sequence ATGAGCACCAGGGACTTTTTTAAGAACTCCGTCTTGGAGGCGTTTGGCCAGGTCGACCCTGCCAAGATTGGCCTCTCGCTGCTCGTGGCGCTCGCCATGGGCATCCTGATCTATCACGTGTACAAGCGCTTTTTTACCGGCGTGGTGTATTCGCGCAGCTTTGCCGTGACGCTCGTGGGCATGTGCGTGCTCACTTGCATGGTTACGCTCGCGATCTCGACGAACGTGGTCATCTCGCTCGGTATGGTCGGTGCCCTGTCCATCGTCCGCTATCGTACGGCGGTCAAGGATCCGCTCGACCTGTTGTATCTGTTTTGGGCCATTACCACGGGCATTACGGCAGGTGCCGGCATGTACGCGCTCGTGGGGCTGACGGCGGTGGTCATCGTGGCGATGATCGCCGGCTTTGCTGCGCACCAGGATAAGGCGCGAGTGTACATGATGGTCATCCACTACACGGGCCAGACCACGGGCGACGACATCGTTCGTGCCTTTGGCCGTACCAAGTTCACGGTGAAGTCCAAGACCATGCGCGGCGATAAGGTCGAGATGGCCGTGGAGGTGTTCTCGGACGGCGTGGATATGCCGTACGCCGATGCCATCCGCGCGCTCGACGGCGTCGAGGACCTCACGCTCATCCAGTACAACGGCGAGTATCACGGTTAG
- a CDS encoding LacI family DNA-binding transcriptional regulator produces the protein MKDVAELAGVSSAAVSRYLNGGYISADKAERIKQAIELTGYVRSSQARALRTGSTKLIGVIVPKINSESVSRITAGIGQVLGRRGYQMLLANTDNAPERELEYLDLFQNHPVDGIVLVATMITDEHRAAITSCRVPIVLIGQNVEGAACVYHDDYEAAFELGQALAKHVGGKIAYIGVTEEDRAAGYDRRRGFEAGLRAAGNPLDAALIRLGSFTLDSGYGAARELLSVAPDVSFIACATDTMAAGALRAIDEVRGMGEGIHRVSGFGDNAFLRALTGGIPTVHYGYLTSGVEATSMLLDTLDGVEGKRGLKTIKLGHQLMNV, from the coding sequence ATGAAAGATGTGGCCGAGCTGGCGGGCGTTTCGAGCGCCGCCGTCTCGCGCTACCTCAACGGCGGATATATCTCGGCGGACAAGGCCGAGCGCATTAAGCAAGCGATTGAGCTGACCGGATACGTGCGGTCCAGCCAGGCTCGCGCGCTGCGCACCGGCTCCACCAAGCTCATCGGCGTCATCGTGCCCAAGATCAACTCGGAATCCGTGAGCCGCATTACCGCCGGCATTGGCCAGGTGCTCGGTCGTCGTGGCTACCAGATGCTGCTTGCCAATACTGACAACGCGCCCGAGCGTGAGCTCGAATATCTCGATTTATTCCAAAACCACCCGGTCGATGGCATTGTGCTGGTGGCAACCATGATCACCGACGAACATCGTGCGGCCATTACGTCTTGCCGTGTGCCCATTGTGCTAATCGGCCAAAACGTCGAGGGCGCGGCTTGCGTCTACCATGACGATTACGAGGCTGCCTTTGAGCTGGGCCAGGCGCTCGCGAAGCATGTTGGGGGCAAGATTGCCTACATTGGAGTTACCGAGGAGGACCGCGCTGCTGGTTATGACCGCCGTCGCGGTTTTGAGGCCGGCCTGCGCGCCGCGGGTAACCCGCTCGATGCCGCCTTGATTCGCCTGGGCTCGTTTACACTCGACTCGGGCTATGGCGCGGCGCGTGAGCTGCTCTCCGTCGCTCCCGATGTTTCGTTTATCGCCTGCGCGACCGACACCATGGCGGCGGGCGCGCTTCGTGCCATCGATGAGGTTCGCGGTATGGGCGAGGGCATACACCGCGTGAGCGGTTTTGGCGACAACGCGTTTTTGCGTGCGCTGACGGGCGGCATTCCCACCGTGCATTATGGGTATCTGACCAGTGGCGTCGAGGCCACCAGCATGCTGCTCGACACGCTCGATGGCGTGGAGGGGAAGCGCGGTCTCAAGACGATCAAGCTCGGCCATCAGCTTATGAATGTCTAG
- a CDS encoding PTS transporter subunit EIIC translates to MDYRKSAQEVLDNIGGAGNVVSAAHCATRLRLVIADNAKVDKEALENIDGAKGVFEAQGQLQIIFGTGTVNKVYEEFIAFSGVEAATKAEVKEAAAQQQNIFMRAIKVLGDVFVPIIPAIVASGLLLGIMSALNFMASNGFIALDTNNFIYKIADLVSGTSFGILQILIGYSAAKAFGANPYLGAVVGGAFINSSLQSAYTVASEGVQTMVTVIPGVYSFEWVGYQGHVIPIVIACAILAFLEKRLHKIVPEMFDLFVTPLVSVFVTVLVTLVAVGPIFVWAENAILGLIQALLTLPFGIGSFIVGLFYAPTVVTGIHQMYTAIDLGQLAQYGMTYWLPIASAANIAQGGAALAVAFKTSDAKIKGLALPSALSAFMGITEPAIFGVNLRFFKPFIAGCIGGGCGALVCALTSLAASGTGVTGIFGILLCLAQPVQYAIMFAVAALVSFAVSFVLYKDEPKTSEQA, encoded by the coding sequence ATGGACTACCGCAAATCAGCGCAAGAGGTGCTCGACAACATCGGTGGCGCCGGCAACGTTGTTTCGGCCGCGCACTGCGCCACGCGTCTGCGCCTGGTGATTGCCGATAACGCCAAGGTCGACAAGGAGGCCCTCGAGAATATCGACGGCGCTAAGGGCGTCTTTGAGGCCCAGGGCCAGCTCCAGATTATTTTTGGCACTGGCACCGTCAATAAGGTCTACGAAGAGTTCATCGCGTTCAGCGGCGTCGAGGCTGCCACCAAGGCCGAGGTCAAGGAGGCCGCGGCTCAGCAGCAGAACATCTTTATGCGTGCCATTAAGGTGCTCGGCGACGTCTTTGTCCCCATCATTCCCGCCATCGTGGCCTCGGGCCTGCTGCTGGGCATTATGAGCGCCCTCAACTTTATGGCCTCCAACGGCTTTATCGCGCTCGACACCAATAACTTTATTTATAAGATCGCCGACCTGGTCTCGGGAACGTCCTTTGGCATTCTGCAGATCCTGATCGGTTACTCCGCCGCTAAGGCCTTTGGAGCCAACCCGTATCTGGGCGCCGTCGTCGGTGGTGCGTTCATCAACTCCTCGCTGCAGAGCGCCTATACGGTTGCCTCCGAGGGCGTTCAGACCATGGTCACCGTCATCCCCGGTGTGTACAGCTTTGAGTGGGTTGGCTATCAGGGTCATGTGATCCCCATCGTCATCGCCTGCGCCATTCTGGCCTTCCTCGAGAAGCGTCTGCACAAGATCGTTCCCGAGATGTTCGACCTCTTTGTGACCCCGCTCGTCTCGGTGTTCGTGACCGTGCTCGTGACGCTCGTTGCCGTCGGCCCCATCTTTGTCTGGGCCGAGAACGCCATCCTCGGTCTGATCCAGGCCCTGCTCACCCTGCCCTTCGGCATCGGTTCCTTTATCGTCGGCCTGTTCTATGCCCCCACGGTCGTTACCGGTATCCACCAGATGTACACCGCCATCGATCTGGGCCAGCTCGCCCAGTACGGCATGACCTACTGGCTGCCCATCGCCAGTGCCGCCAACATCGCCCAGGGTGGTGCCGCGCTCGCCGTTGCCTTTAAGACCAGCGATGCCAAGATCAAGGGCCTGGCGCTTCCTTCGGCCCTGTCCGCCTTCATGGGCATTACCGAGCCTGCCATCTTTGGTGTGAACCTGCGCTTCTTTAAGCCCTTCATCGCCGGCTGCATCGGCGGTGGCTGCGGTGCCCTGGTCTGCGCGCTCACTTCGCTTGCCGCTTCTGGCACCGGCGTTACCGGCATCTTCGGTATCCTGCTGTGCCTGGCCCAGCCCGTGCAGTACGCGATCATGTTTGCGGTCGCCGCGCTGGTTTCCTTTGCCGTCTCGTTCGTCCTGTACAAGGACGAGCCCAAGACTTCCGAGCAGGCCTAA
- a CDS encoding glycoside hydrolase family 32 protein, with protein sequence MSNALGRDLAKLVAAVDAAASECGHGAYGQRFHIMPPAGWLNDPNGLCQADGVFHAYFQYAPFDVNGGVKMWGHATSRDLMKWEYVGAPLLPDEPFDCHGVYSGSALVEDGRIRVLYTGNVKLPDADGVFDYVNSGRRADTVYVESVDGQTFSQKRVVLASEDYPEDLTCHVRDPKVWRDDDGRYHMVLGARRRVDGPHVESRFCAMHGEGAGRDVGEILVYGSADMLSWKLESRVSAPERFGFMWECPGYLELEADGGVPAKWLSFSPQGLEGGRWDRGNVYAAGYMPVTGDITGGDGAYELGEFRLWDAGFDFYAPQEFTSEDGRHILIGWMGMPDEPTYGNAPTVVCGWQHCMTVPRELTAGAGGVVLQQPAREIEHHYASVRVGEGSLEVAGDTCFDVVVDGVDGAFTAIVDGELKLAFVPAEGELPARFEMRFIDESRASAGCGRTVRWEPVDEVRNVRIVGDVSSVEVFVNDGALVFSTRIYPEAYGVTVDAPGASVTCHTLNI encoded by the coding sequence ATGTCTAATGCACTTGGTCGCGACCTTGCAAAGCTGGTCGCCGCTGTTGACGCCGCCGCCTCTGAGTGCGGTCATGGCGCGTATGGCCAGCGCTTTCATATTATGCCGCCGGCGGGCTGGCTCAACGACCCCAACGGTCTTTGCCAGGCAGATGGCGTATTTCACGCGTACTTTCAGTATGCCCCGTTTGACGTGAACGGCGGCGTCAAGATGTGGGGCCATGCCACGAGCCGCGACCTTATGAAATGGGAATATGTTGGCGCGCCGCTGCTTCCCGACGAGCCGTTCGACTGCCATGGCGTGTATTCAGGCTCGGCATTGGTCGAGGACGGTCGCATTCGCGTGCTCTATACCGGCAACGTTAAGCTCCCCGATGCTGACGGCGTCTTTGACTATGTCAACTCCGGCCGTCGCGCCGACACCGTGTATGTCGAGAGTGTCGATGGACAGACGTTCAGCCAAAAGCGCGTGGTGCTGGCGTCTGAGGATTATCCCGAGGATTTGACCTGCCACGTGCGTGACCCCAAGGTATGGCGCGATGATGATGGGCGTTACCACATGGTGCTGGGCGCGCGTCGTCGCGTAGACGGGCCGCATGTCGAGAGCCGTTTTTGTGCGATGCACGGCGAGGGTGCCGGGCGCGATGTGGGCGAGATCCTGGTGTATGGCTCGGCCGATATGCTGAGCTGGAAGCTCGAGAGCCGTGTGTCTGCGCCCGAGCGCTTTGGGTTTATGTGGGAGTGCCCGGGATACCTTGAGCTTGAGGCCGATGGCGGTGTACCAGCGAAGTGGCTGTCCTTTTCGCCCCAGGGGCTCGAGGGCGGTCGTTGGGACCGCGGCAATGTGTATGCAGCGGGCTACATGCCTGTAACGGGCGACATTACGGGTGGTGACGGTGCCTATGAGCTGGGCGAGTTCCGCCTGTGGGACGCCGGTTTTGACTTCTATGCTCCGCAGGAGTTTACGTCCGAGGATGGTCGCCACATTCTGATCGGCTGGATGGGCATGCCCGATGAGCCGACCTATGGCAACGCCCCCACCGTGGTGTGCGGCTGGCAGCACTGCATGACGGTACCGCGTGAGCTTACAGCCGGTGCAGGCGGCGTGGTGCTGCAACAGCCGGCGCGCGAGATTGAGCACCATTATGCCTCGGTGCGTGTGGGGGAGGGCTCGTTGGAGGTTGCCGGCGATACCTGCTTTGACGTTGTTGTTGACGGTGTCGACGGCGCGTTTACCGCGATCGTTGATGGCGAGCTGAAGCTGGCGTTTGTGCCCGCCGAGGGCGAACTGCCCGCGCGCTTTGAGATGCGATTTATCGATGAGAGTCGCGCTTCTGCCGGCTGCGGTCGTACTGTGCGCTGGGAGCCCGTCGACGAGGTTCGTAACGTGCGCATTGTTGGCGATGTCTCGTCGGTCGAGGTGTTTGTGAACGATGGCGCGCTCGTGTTTTCGACGCGCATCTATCCCGAGGCCTATGGCGTGACCGTTGACGCTCCGGGTGCGAGCGTGACCTGTCACACGCTCAACATCTAG
- a CDS encoding PLP-dependent transferase — protein sequence MGVQQLEEAWALRASAREACLVAAPHVPAALSLLGIVRPGDRLVAFADDFTEAFARGFDGCDVVLVGDSCAEVFVAASEGFDASLDAEGPHLWWFVNSIGGFGLRVPDLRALGRAAREAHALLVVDNTVADVFGCDPLRLGAVLSLEALDRACSGEAPRKLVAASVARSQLKRHRVDAAAECAHALLEGCGLVALDLSSDEAEVLEHGLDTLDARMQAHFDRARALAEYLAANEMVRNVRYPGLSSHPDHAVATGILEHGFGPAVEFDLMDCTAGEFFSILPDEFRTSPAGGPTTRLSAPRGKQGSTIRLFAGTDNPLVVASTLDNALRN from the coding sequence ATGGGCGTACAGCAGCTAGAAGAGGCCTGGGCTTTGAGGGCCAGCGCGCGTGAGGCGTGTCTTGTTGCGGCCCCGCATGTGCCGGCGGCGCTTTCATTGCTGGGTATTGTGCGTCCCGGTGACCGCCTTGTGGCCTTTGCGGATGACTTTACCGAAGCCTTTGCCCGCGGCTTTGATGGCTGCGATGTTGTGCTGGTGGGGGATTCGTGCGCCGAGGTATTTGTTGCCGCGTCCGAGGGCTTTGATGCCTCGCTTGATGCCGAGGGGCCGCACCTGTGGTGGTTCGTCAATTCTATCGGCGGGTTTGGTCTGCGTGTGCCCGATCTGCGCGCGCTGGGTCGGGCGGCGCGTGAGGCCCATGCACTGCTGGTTGTGGACAACACCGTGGCTGACGTCTTTGGCTGCGATCCGCTGCGGCTGGGTGCCGTGCTGTCGCTCGAGGCACTCGACCGTGCGTGCTCCGGTGAGGCGCCACGCAAGCTCGTGGCGGCGTCGGTCGCGCGCTCGCAGCTTAAGCGCCATCGCGTGGACGCCGCTGCCGAGTGCGCGCATGCCCTGCTCGAGGGGTGCGGATTGGTCGCGCTCGACTTGTCCTCCGATGAGGCTGAGGTTCTAGAGCACGGGCTCGATACGCTCGACGCTCGCATGCAGGCACACTTCGACCGCGCCCGCGCGCTGGCCGAGTATCTGGCCGCCAACGAGATGGTGCGCAACGTGCGCTATCCCGGACTGAGCTCGCATCCCGACCACGCGGTTGCAACGGGAATCCTCGAGCACGGCTTTGGCCCGGCAGTTGAATTTGACCTGATGGACTGCACCGCGGGCGAATTCTTCAGCATACTGCCGGACGAATTCCGCACATCGCCCGCCGGCGGCCCAACAACGCGCCTTTCGGCCCCACGCGGCAAGCAGGGGAGCACCATCCGCCTCTTCGCCGGCACCGACAATCCTCTGGTAGTAGCGTCCACCCTAGACAACGCCCTTCGCAACTAG